In a genomic window of Erigeron canadensis isolate Cc75 chromosome 5, C_canadensis_v1, whole genome shotgun sequence:
- the LOC122602377 gene encoding ankyrin repeat-containing protein At5g02620-like, which produces MHEKNKSHDERDNQALKLVERLLKLYPISISGQLDILYAPKEYVLERMTPRVLLFTAAEMGNTRFLIEIVRMFPHNIYQTDGFGKSIFHIAIERRNKDIYNLLYETVSYNRELSGWEDLKKNNLLHLLALTTKNTAQLHQTGSKASILMQRELLWYKEVEMLVQPSFRNKKNEDGKTPYEIFSENNEDLVSKGMKWTKDCMVVATLIITVAFAVAFTVPGGYDQKTGIPILDHDTSFLVFIIADAFSLFTSSTSLLVFLSILTSPHDQRDFLYAMPVKLMIGLVALFMSVAAMMVTFAASFFVIYQNTYKWLAIIISVSAATPVITFAILQYPFVMDMYRSIFNPRYLFNTGKCVLYDKKKRL; this is translated from the exons ATGCATGAGAAGAATAAGTCTCATGATGAAAGGGATAATCAAGCTTTGAAATTAGTAGAACGCCTTTTGAAATTGTATCCCATATCCATCAGTGGTCAGCTTGATATACTTTACGCGCCTAAAGAATATGTACTGGAGCGTATGACACCTCGTGTACTATTATTTACTGCAGCAGAAATGGGCAACACCAGATTTTTAATTGAGATTGTTAGAATGTTTCCACATAACATATACCAGACAGATGGTTTTGGCAAAAGTATATTTCACATTGCTATAGAGCGCCGTAACAAAGATATATACAATCTATTGTATGAGACAGTTTCATACAATAGAGAACTATCTGGGTGGGAagatttaaagaaaaacaatctTCTACATCTTCTCGCGCTGACCACAAAGAATACAGCACAACTTCATCAGACAGGGTCTAAAGCATCTATACTAATGCAACGAGAACTATTATGGTACAAG GAGGTAGAAATGTTGGTGCAGCCTTCGTTCAGAAATAAAAAGAACGAAGATGGTAAAACGCCCTATGAGATATTTTCAGAGAATAACGAAGACTTGGTTTCCAAAGGAATGAAATGGACAAAAGATTGCATGGTGGTTGCCACTCTTATAATCACCGTAGCTTTTGCAGTTGCTTTCACGGTTCCTGGTGGCTACGACCAAAAGACTGGGATTCCTATCTTGGATCATGACACTAGTTTCTTGGTTTTCATAATAGCAGACGCCTTTTCCTTATTTACTTCATCAACTTCACTCCTGGTGTTCTTGTCTATCCTTACATCTCCTCATGATCAACGTGATTTCTTGTATGCAATGCCTGTGAAGCTGATGATAGGTCTTGTGGCACTATTTATGTCTGTAGCGGCCATGATGGTTACCTTTGCTGCCAGCTTCTTTGTGATTTATCAAAACACATACAAATGGCTGGCAATAATTATCAGTGTATCTGCAGCTACACCGGTCATCACATTTGCTATATTACAATATCCTTTTGTGATGGATATGTATCGTTCGATATTTAATCCAAGGTACTTGTTTAATACCGGGAAATGTGTACTTTACGACAAAAAAAAGAGGTTGTAA